One genomic segment of Deinococcus sp. YIM 134068 includes these proteins:
- a CDS encoding carbonate dehydratase, protein MRNLRRGGRLAVLGLGIGVGAVALAGGAEGLLSRFRAEVPVVTNGSFISPLTEVFGDISIGRGSFVAGNTVITAQPGTRACIGSESNLQDNITFLARRGEPTPAGGCGPRATSVGHQASIAHQATIRNSVVGDFTFVGFLSRVENSVLEDGVFVLHGAIVRNVRVPRDRLVPTGAVITTQAQANALPLKAEANAEFQRDVLEVNAEFAEGYTRLYRERGFDGVNRASAAPRTSWNPDPMPPTLGRGVELAEFARVVGDVRLGENSVVGRRTSIRADEGAPIIIGRNAEIEDRVTFHALKGTSIRIGDGLDTDDNIVFHGPLEMGNNVTVGDDSVVFRSKIGNNVTIGTGALVIDVTLPDGANVPDNARILRQADADALQ, encoded by the coding sequence ATGCGAAACCTGCGAAGAGGTGGGCGGCTTGCCGTCCTCGGCCTGGGCATCGGCGTCGGGGCGGTGGCCCTGGCGGGCGGGGCGGAGGGGCTGCTCAGCCGCTTCCGGGCGGAGGTACCCGTCGTCACCAACGGCAGCTTCATCTCGCCGCTGACGGAGGTGTTCGGGGACATCAGCATCGGGCGGGGAAGCTTCGTGGCGGGCAACACCGTCATCACGGCGCAGCCCGGAACGCGGGCGTGCATCGGCAGTGAGTCCAACTTGCAGGACAACATCACCTTCCTCGCGCGGCGGGGCGAACCCACCCCGGCGGGCGGCTGCGGCCCGCGCGCCACCTCCGTCGGCCATCAGGCGAGCATCGCCCACCAGGCGACCATCCGCAACAGCGTGGTGGGCGACTTCACCTTCGTGGGCTTTCTGTCGCGGGTGGAAAACAGCGTGCTGGAGGACGGCGTGTTCGTCCTGCACGGGGCCATCGTGCGGAACGTGCGCGTGCCGCGTGACCGCCTCGTGCCCACGGGTGCCGTGATCACCACCCAGGCGCAGGCGAACGCTCTGCCGCTCAAGGCGGAGGCCAATGCCGAGTTTCAACGCGACGTGCTGGAGGTCAACGCGGAGTTCGCGGAGGGGTACACCCGGCTGTACCGGGAGCGGGGCTTCGACGGCGTGAACCGCGCGAGCGCCGCCCCCCGGACCTCGTGGAATCCCGACCCCATGCCTCCCACCCTGGGCCGGGGCGTGGAACTGGCCGAGTTCGCCCGCGTGGTCGGCGACGTGCGGCTGGGAGAGAACAGCGTCGTGGGCCGCCGCACCAGCATCCGCGCCGACGAGGGCGCGCCCATCATCATCGGCAGGAACGCCGAGATAGAGGACCGCGTGACCTTCCACGCCCTCAAGGGCACGAGTATCCGCATCGGCGACGGTCTGGATACCGACGACAACATCGTCTTCCACGGCCCGCTGGAGATGGGCAACAATGTCACCGTGGGCGACGACTCGGTGGTCTTCCGCTCCAAGATCGGGAATAACGTGACCATTGGCACGGGTGCCCTCGTCATCGACGTGACCCTGCCCGACGGTGCGAACGTGCCCGACAACGCGAGGATTCTGAGGCAGGCGGACGCGGACGCGCTTCAATAA
- a CDS encoding DUF6973 domain-containing protein, which produces MRTLDSIPTTSKPKHYPNLEKDSSEAQNVVKSAYSLTREQLEKITSLLNSSSNSDVSQNIELYNEVGALIKNLVKENDEKLSPQYGASINLDERIACVAVGIIICSIARADSQTAVAETARRFDWQPYEDGNEGNAFQHAYWNALMNKHVGGWAASTIATAHETGSPSYGTLVSQMDLYNNNVGRQIQYYNQSLSDWALGNLVYDYDRWGYMYIMEKHYWNRLVPSNTYSYYWPLGY; this is translated from the coding sequence ATGAGGACGCTTGATTCCATTCCAACTACAAGCAAACCCAAACACTATCCAAATTTGGAAAAGGATTCATCGGAAGCGCAGAATGTTGTTAAGTCAGCTTACTCGCTAACAAGAGAACAATTAGAAAAGATAACAAGCTTACTAAATTCTTCCAGCAACTCTGACGTGTCGCAAAACATTGAATTATATAATGAAGTAGGAGCTTTAATCAAAAATCTTGTTAAGGAAAATGATGAGAAGTTGAGTCCTCAATATGGTGCGAGTATCAACCTGGATGAGCGCATCGCCTGCGTAGCCGTCGGCATTATCATATGTTCTATTGCAAGGGCAGACTCTCAGACAGCAGTAGCGGAGACTGCTAGACGCTTCGATTGGCAACCATATGAAGATGGCAATGAGGGGAATGCGTTTCAACACGCATATTGGAATGCCTTAATGAATAAACATGTCGGTGGTTGGGCTGCTTCAACCATAGCAACAGCTCATGAGACCGGGAGTCCCTCCTATGGTACTTTGGTCTCTCAGATGGACCTTTACAATAACAATGTGGGAAGACAAATACAATATTACAATCAAAGTCTTAGTGACTGGGCACTAGGGAACTTAGTTTACGATTACGATCGTTGGGGATACATGTACATTATGGAAAAGCATTACTGGAATAGACTTGTACCAAGTAACACATATAGCTACTACTGGCCTTTAGGCTACTAA
- a CDS encoding response regulator, which produces MPATPAPVIPSSLIEILLVEDSEPDVLLTQEAFEGARVPNRVHVVRDGVEALRFLRREAEYAGAPRPDVILLDINMPRKNGLEVLSEIKADPALGSIPVVMLTTSQAEEDVRGSYARHASGYVVKPVGFENFLQAIRAFEDFWMTFVRFPPRA; this is translated from the coding sequence ATGCCAGCGACCCCAGCCCCCGTCATCCCCTCGTCCCTGATCGAGATTCTGCTCGTGGAGGACAGCGAACCCGATGTCCTCCTCACGCAGGAGGCCTTCGAGGGTGCCCGCGTGCCCAACCGGGTCCACGTCGTCCGTGACGGGGTGGAGGCGCTGCGCTTCCTGCGCCGGGAGGCGGAGTACGCGGGGGCACCGCGCCCCGACGTGATCCTGCTCGACATCAACATGCCGCGCAAGAACGGGCTGGAGGTCCTCAGCGAGATCAAGGCCGACCCCGCGCTGGGCAGCATCCCCGTCGTGATGCTTACCACCAGCCAGGCCGAGGAGGACGTGCGCGGCTCCTACGCCCGGCACGCCAGCGGCTACGTCGTCAAGCCCGTGGGCTTCGAGAACTTCCTTCAGGCCATCCGCGCCTTCGAGGACTTCTGGATGACGTTCGTGCGGTTTCCGCCGCGCGCGTAG
- a CDS encoding HD domain-containing protein, with product MDREQAYALMTEHTPSESLRRHMLNVEAAMRWYAQHWGEDEETYAVTGLLHDFDYEGHPEEHPMWGVDFLRKHTDTPQEVLDAIMGHATYTGTPRVTLLARTLFAVDELTGLVQAAALIRPDRDVRQVELNSLKKRFRNRAFAAGVNREEVEQGARELGVELDAHLANVLAAMREMTPERTP from the coding sequence ATGGACCGCGAGCAGGCCTACGCGTTGATGACCGAACACACTCCCTCCGAGTCGTTGCGGCGGCACATGTTGAATGTGGAGGCGGCGATGCGCTGGTACGCCCAGCACTGGGGCGAGGACGAGGAGACCTACGCCGTGACGGGCCTCCTCCACGACTTCGACTACGAGGGGCACCCGGAGGAACATCCGATGTGGGGTGTGGACTTCTTGCGAAAGCACACCGACACGCCCCAGGAGGTGCTGGACGCGATCATGGGACATGCTACGTACACGGGCACGCCGCGCGTCACCCTGCTGGCGCGAACGCTCTTCGCCGTGGACGAATTGACCGGACTGGTGCAGGCGGCGGCACTCATCCGGCCTGATAGGGACGTGCGACAGGTCGAGTTGAACAGCCTCAAGAAGAGATTCAGGAACCGGGCCTTCGCAGCGGGCGTGAACCGGGAGGAGGTCGAGCAGGGTGCGCGGGAACTCGGGGTGGAGCTGGACGCTCACCTGGCGAACGTCCTCGCGGCGATGCGGGAGATGACACCGGAGCGCACGCCCTGA